DNA from Coleofasciculus sp. FACHB-1120:
TGAACGATTGGCTTACCGTTGAATGTTAGCGTCGTAGCGTTATTCTACCTGGCGGTACTGGTAAGATCCTGTTAATCTCCTGTCAGTAACCGATAACGTGAACACAACCGTATTCAAGCAACGCAGCCTACACCCAGGTTTCCAAATGCTTAGCGGATTGCTTGGGTTACTCGCTATCTATGGATGTAATTCAACCAATACACCTTCAGTTTCTTCCTCTCCCAGTCCTGCTAAAGACAATTCAGGCGCAGATCGATGGGTAGGACAATGGCAAGTCAACAATCCATCATCCAGTCAGGCGCTGAAATTTGTATTGACGCCAGAAGGAAAATTATTTCTCCTCCCGCCTGAAACGTCCTCTGAGTCCTCGGTTGCTTATGAAATCCCGGTTCAAAAGCTTTCTGACTCACCCACTTTACCTCCCAATACTAAAATTGTTGATATTCAGGAAGCATTTAACAATCAAGCCACCAAAGCAAAACAATCTGAAGGGAAAACGTACATCGGTGCGATGAACCGTGCCCAACAAGCGTATTACTTGGAAAATAATAAATTTGGTACAACAATCGAGCAGTTGGGTGTTGGGATTAAGCTAGAGACAGAGAGCTATAATTACAAAATTGTGCCTCAAGGCAATGGCACTCAGAGCGTGATGCATACTGCCAAAGCCAAGCGCCCCGAACTTAATAGCTACACGGGTGCTGTATTTGTTGTCACAAATAACGGTGAAAATATTACAAGGACGGCAATTTGCGAAACCGATAAACCTTCATCTACCGCGCCTGCGATGCCAACACCACCTAAAGATATATCTGGGCAAATTCAGTGTCCGGCTGGTTCCCATTTGCTAGGACGCTAAAGATATCAATACTAATCCATCCGTAGCTAAATTTATCCCTAGCCCGCTAGACTTCCCCTTAAATCGTTTTTGATGGGTTCTCCTCTCTCAGCAGACATTTGAAATTTTTCCAGAATTCTGTAATAGACCTTGAAAGAATGTTTATAAAATCGTATTTTTCCAGAAAAGATGTTGTTACTTGAATTCTTCTTCCATCTCCAGCAAAAGAGAAACCTGCATCGAAATTTAGAGTAACCTTTGAATAGTTGCCAGATTTGCTAATCA
Protein-coding regions in this window:
- a CDS encoding type IV pilin-like G/H family protein, which encodes MNTTVFKQRSLHPGFQMLSGLLGLLAIYGCNSTNTPSVSSSPSPAKDNSGADRWVGQWQVNNPSSSQALKFVLTPEGKLFLLPPETSSESSVAYEIPVQKLSDSPTLPPNTKIVDIQEAFNNQATKAKQSEGKTYIGAMNRAQQAYYLENNKFGTTIEQLGVGIKLETESYNYKIVPQGNGTQSVMHTAKAKRPELNSYTGAVFVVTNNGENITRTAICETDKPSSTAPAMPTPPKDISGQIQCPAGSHLLGR